A genomic region of Antennarius striatus isolate MH-2024 chromosome 16, ASM4005453v1, whole genome shotgun sequence contains the following coding sequences:
- the tyk2 gene encoding non-receptor tyrosine-protein kinase TYK2, producing MSRSGWFTRSCPGAFPGLSDPPQGQGIHVYLFWTKEGERYLSHTSGAITAEELCISAAKAVGIIPLCHMLFALYNPSSCYWYSPNHVFTPEENSSLVLHYCMRYYFRNWHGLNDNEPTVTRYALRSKTDQEGSPLLEVISLEYLFSQAKYEFVNEVMQMEDIETEEELSCFKNESLGMAILHLSHQAMQTGRSLQEVTKKISFLQCIPKSFAKHISKGNFLTKIRIRRVFADFVKTFQQHTMDTGRLGTHEIMYKYISTLEHLAPGFGVEIFPVSHLEIREDGDGSSSFFNTYGAQGALKDGFRAPTTHEIRVTGIKGIQWMKLPTQKAQANSYFRNDSLNYMKKAKQQSSQMNANAGNNKWTPFCDFPEITHIAISGANVCISTQDNHCMEVQMNSSQEAHSFISLLDGYYRLTADAHHYLCHEVAPPRVVLSEANGLHGPMSEEFVQLKLKKDAAEEGGFFLRWSALEYHHIILAVLNKNGNGSTSNHKQFRIQHKGSMFLLEGWDQEFASVKELIDSLKNFSLKSGSDSFTLKKCCLPRQAELSNLLVMRQGIDHHVRTCSLSMNMTQLRFHQIKDKEIIQEKHLGRGTRTNIYSGRLLVRGGTYCDENEEFNNNFANRKGIKVVLKILDQSHKDIALAFFETASLMSQVSHSHLVFVHGVSVKGSENIMVEEFVEFGPLDVFLRKEKASVTPQWKFIVAKQLASALSYLETKSLVHGNVCAKNILVVRRGLEHDTTPFVKLSDPGFALSVLSREERLERIPWIAPECVDSGTSISNSSDQWSFGTTLLEICNNGNLPMSASALPEKERFYQQKGRLAEPSSQELAGFISMCLTYEPEKRPSFRTILRNLTEIMKKNPDISPSETLPHADPSLFHKRYLKKIRDLGEGHFGKVTLFLYDPFNDGTGEYVAVKALKQENGNVESWMKEIEILKSLYHRNIVKYKGCCPELGGQVVQLIMEYFPLGSLQKYLPNRKLGMPQYLLFAQQICQGMEYLHSKRYIHRDLAARNVLVENEGLVKIGDFGLTKYIPEGEIYYRVREHGDSPVYWYAIECLKESKFSFASDIWSFGVTLYEILTRCDHRQDPPTKFRDMMKPSDKQMDVMDLINLLERHLRLPCPKDCPHEVKMLMEQCWASEPKQRPTFNSLIERFEALRQMYDWQFNTNFSLA from the exons ATGTCTAGAAGTGGGTGGTTCACCCGTTCATGCCCTGGGGCATTTCCGGGCCTGTCTGATCCCCCTCAGGGTCAGGGCATCCATGTCTACCTGTTCTGGACAAAGGAAGGGGAGAGATATCTGTCCCACACTAGTGGAGCCATCACAGCTGAGGAGCTGTGCATCTCAGCAGCGAAGGCTGTAG GGATAATCCCCTTGTGCCATATGTTGTTTGCTCTATACAACCCGTCGTCATGCTACTGGTACAGTCCAAACCATGTTTTTACTCCAGAGGAGAACTCAAGCCTTGTGCTTCACTACTGTATGAG GTATTACTTTCGGAATTGGCACGGACTGAATGACAATGAGCCGACAGTTACGCGTTATGCTCTCAGATCGAAAACCGATCAGGAGGGTTCTCCTCTGCTCGAAGTCATATCCTTGGAGTATTTGTTCTCGCAG GCCAAATATGAATTTGTGAATGAAGTAATGCAAATGGAAGACATTgagacagaggaggagctgaGTTGCTTCAAAAATGAGAGCTTGGGGATGGCTATACTTCACCTCTCACACCAGGCAATGCAAACAGGCCGTTCCTTACAAGAAGTTACCAAAAAAATCAG ctttttacaATGCATTCCAAAGTCTTTTGCCAAACACATCTCCAAAGGGAACTTCTTGACAAAAATAAGGATCCGACGGGTGTTTGCAGACTTTGTGAAGACATTCCAGCAGCACACTATGGATACAGGGCGGCTGGGCACACATGAAATCATGTATAAATACATCTCTACTCTCGAACACTTGGCACCAGGGTTTGGTGTAGAGATCTTTCCTGTATCCCACCTGGAAATAAGAGAAGATGGGGATGGAAGCAGTTCTTTTTTCAACACCTACGGTGCACAGGGTGCCTTGAAAGATGGCTTCAGAGCTCCAACAACACATGAAATAAGAGTAACCGGCATCAAGGGGATTCAGTGGATGAAGCTGCCAACTCAGAAA GCGCAAGCAAACTCTTACTTCAGGAATGACTCTCTGAACTACATGAAGAAAGCAAAGCAACAGTCCAGTCAGATGAATGCAAATGCTGGCAATAATAAATGGACGCCCTTCTGCGATTTCCCTGAAATAACTCACATAGCCATCTCTGGAGCTAATGTGTGCATTAGCACTCAGGACAATCACTGCATG GAGGTTCAGATGAACTCCAGCCAAGAGGCCCATTCCTTCATCTCCCTTCTTGATGGATACTACCGGTTGACTGCAGACGCCCACCACTATCTTTGTCATGAAGTGGCTCCCCCACGGGTAGTGCTGAGTGAAGCAAATGGACTGCATGGACCTATGAG TGAAGAGTTTgtgcagctgaagctgaaaaaggatGCAGCAGAGGAGGGGGGTTTCTTTTTACGTTGGAGTGCTCTGGAATATCACCACATCATCCTTGCCGTCCTCAACAAAAATGGG AATGGATCAACATCGAACCACAAGCAATTTCGAATTCAGCACAAGGGCTCCATGTTCCTTCTGGAGGGCTGGGACCAAGAATTTGCCAGTGTGAAGGAGCTCATAGACAGCTTGAAAAACTTTTCACTCAAGTCCGGTTCGGACAGCTTCACTCTGAAAAAATGCTGTTTGCCAAGACAAGCAG AACTATCCAACCTTCTGGTAATGAGGCAAGGCATCGACCATCATGTTCGCACTTGCTCCTTATCAATGAACATGACCCAGTTACGCTTCCACCAGATCAAAGACAAAGAGATCATACAG GAAAAACACCTGGGACGTGGAACCAGAACCAACATCTATTCAGGCCGTTTGCTGGTGCGAGGTGGGACGTACTGTGATGAGAACGAAGAGTTCAACAATAACTTTGCCAACCGCAAGGGAATCAAAGTGGTTCTCAAGATTCTAGACCAAAGCCACAAAGATATTGCACTT GCCTTTTTTGAAACTGCAAGCCTCATGAGCCAGGTATCCCATAGCCACCTGGTGTTTGTACATGGTGTGTCAGTCAAAGGGTCTGAAA acaTCATGGTTGAAGAGTTTGTGGAATTTGGACCTTTGGATGTTTTCCTTCGTAAAGAAAAGGCCTCAGTGACTCCTCAGTGGAAATTCATTGTTGCAAAACAACTCGCTAGTGCCCTCAGTTATCTT GAGACCAAAAGTTTGGTTCATGGAAATGTTTGTGCTAAGAACATTCTGGTGGTGAGGCGTGGTCTGGAGCACGATACCACCCCCTTTGTCAAGCTGAGTGACCCAGGATTTGCCCTGAGTGTCCTTTCACGGGAAG AGCGTCTTGAGCGTATCCCGTGGATTGCCCCTGAGTGTGTTGACAGCGGTACATCCATCAGTAACTCTTCTGACCAGTGGAGCTTTGGCACCACACTACTCGAGATCTGTAACAACGGCAATCTCCCCATGAGTGCCAGCGCATTGCCTGAG AAAGAGCGCTTTTATCAACAAAAGGGCCGTCTCGCTGAGCCATCCTCTCAGGAACTGGCTGGCTTCATCAGCATGTGCTTGACCTATGAGCCCGAGAAGAGGCCCTCATTCCGCACCATCCTCAGAAATCTCAcagaaatcatgaaaaaaa ATCCTGATATATCTCCAAGTGAAACCCTTCCTCACGCAGACCCTAGCTTGTTCCACAAACGCTACCTGAAAAAGATACGGGACTTAGGAGAG GGTCATTTTGGAAAAGTGACACTCTTCTTATATGACCCCTTCAATGATGGGACAGGAGAGTATGTGGCGGTGAAGGCTTTGAAACAAGAGAATGGTAATGTGGAGAGCTGGATGAAGGAGATTGAGATCCTGAAGTCTCTTTATCACAGGAACATTGTCAAGTACAAAGGCTGTTGTCCCGAACTGG GTGGACAAGTGGTGCAGCTAATAATGGAGTACTTTCCACTTGGGAGTCTGCAAAAATACCTTCCCAATCGTAAGCTGGGTATGCCCCAGTACCTTCTGTTTGCTCAACAGATCTGTCAG ggTATGGAGTACTTGCACTCAAAGCGATACATCCATCGAGACCTTGCTGCCCGTAATGTCCTGGTAGAAAATGAAGGTTTGGTTAAGATTGGAGACTTTGGTCTGACAAAATACATCCCTGAAGGTGAGATCTACTATCGTGTCCGGGAGCATGGGGACAGTCCAGTGTACTG GTATGCCATTGAGTGCTTGAAGGAAAGTAAATTTTCATTTGCCTCTGACATTTGGTCCTTCGGAGTTACTCTGTATGAGATTCTGACTCGCTGTGACCATCGCCAAGACCCTCCAACA AAGTTCCGTGATATGATGAAGCCAAGCGATAAACAGATGGATGTGATGGACCTCATAAATCTGTTGGAGAGACATCTGCGACTGCCTTGTCCCAAAGATTGCCCTCACGAG GTAAAGATGTTAATGGAGCAGTGTTGGGCTTCAGAGCCTAAACAACGACCAACATTCAACTCCCTGATTGAAAGGTTTGAAGCTCTGCGCCAAATGTACGACTGGCAGTTCAATACAAACTTCTCCTTGGCGTGA
- the LOC137610364 gene encoding hsp90 co-chaperone Cdc37: protein MSGIDYSVWDHIEVSDDEDDTHPNIDTPSLFRWRHQARVDRMEEYKKKGEEVKKTLDDCRRKVAEAQKKVQELSISTTDDSKAELSKAQAEEKKLKKEEREWEKKMEEHVREEKKMPWNVDTLSKEGFSKSIVNVVPDPAEETEEQKEKKHKTFVEKYEKQIKHFGMLRRWDDSQKYLSDNPHLVCEETTNYLVIMCIDLEVEEKHALMEQVAHQTIVMQFILELAKSLKVDPRGCFRQFFSKIKTADQQYQDAFNDELESFKERVRGRAKIRIEKAMKEYEEEERQKRLGPGGLDPVEVYESLPLEMQKCFDDKDIQMLQDVISKMDPTEAKAHMKRCIDSGLWVPNSKTDDGEEKVEDATYEEVKVEPEEAKKE, encoded by the exons ATGTCTGGGATAGACTACAGCGTGTGGGATCACATCGAGGTGTCAGACGATGAAGATGACACCCATCCGAACATCGACACGCCGAGTCTCTTCAGATGGCGACACCAG GCACGTGTTGACCGAATGGAAGAATATAAGAAAAAGGGTGAAGAAGTAAAGAAGACACTTGATGATTGCCGGCGAAAGGTGGCGGAAGCACAGAAGAAAGTACAGGAGCTGAGTATTTCCACAACGGATGATTCCAAAGCAGAGCTGAGCAAAGCCCAGGCGGAGGAgaagaaactgaaaaaagagGAGCGTGAGTGggagaagaagatggaggaacATGTCCGTGAAGAGAAGAAAATGCCATGGAATGTTGACACGCTCAGTAAGGAGGGTTTCAGCAAG AGCATCGTTAATGTCGTTCCTGATCCTGCTGAGGAGACCGAagagcagaaggagaaaaagcaTAAAACATTTGTGGAGAAATATGAGAAGCAGATCAAACATTTTG GCATGCTGCGACGTTGGGATGACAGCCAGAAGTACCTCTCTGACAACCCTCACCTTGTATGTGAAGAAACTACCAACTACTTGGTCATCATGTGTATTGACCTTGAAGTTGAGGAG AAACACGCATTGATGGAGCAAGTGGCGCATCAGACGATCGTCATGCAGTTCATTTTAGAGTTGGCAAAAAGTCTCAAGGTGGACCCCCGAGGATGCTTTCGTCAGTTCTTCTCCAAGATCAAG ACAGCAGATCAGCAGTACCAGGATGCTTTCAATGATGAACTGGAGTCATTTAAGGAGAGGGTTCGGGGCAGGGCGAAGATCCGCATTGAAAAAGCCATGAAAGaatatgaggaggaggagagacaaaAACGTCTGGGACCTGGAGGGCTAGATCCTGTTGAAGTGTACGAGTCCCTGCCACTT GAGATGCAGAAATGCTTTGATGATAAGGACATCCAAATGTTACAAGACGTGATCAGCAAAATGGACCCAACG GAGGCAAAGGCTCACATGAAAAGGTGCATAGACTCAGGTCTCTGGGTCCCAAACTCCAAGACAgatgatggagaggaaaaaGTGGAAGATGCAACCTATGAGGAAGTGAAAGTGGAGCCAGAAGAAGCCAAAAAAGAATGA
- the cmc4 gene encoding cx9C motif-containing protein 4 — protein MPQKDPCQKQACAIQTCLQANKYVESMCEDLIREMRRCCETQTGKSICCSGFKDSKTTEKNSKT, from the exons ATGCCACAGAAAGATCCGTGCCAAAAGCAAGCATGTGCAATTCAAACGTGTTTACAAG CCAACAAGTATGTGGAGAGCATGTGCGAGGATCTGATCAGGGAGATGAGGCGGTGTTGTGAAACACAGACTGGGAAGTCCATCTGCTGCTCTGGGTTCAAGGATTCAAAAACCACAgagaaaaacagtaaaacatag
- the LOC137609339 gene encoding vascular cell adhesion protein 1-like: protein MLFLILSCLIANTGMAVSPICQVEINPPKAVVQIGDSFSANCSTSSDQAAGMGWESSNGGTALTPGVSVLQLNIKSVTDWRLEPMCFLNLKNADQCFETLAVTVYKTPDSVFMSHPSPTGPMKEAENYSIECEVFNVAPIRNLSIQWHKGNEVFFTDTFDVRSVYPFNVTSISNLTAHRDDHGALIWCEAKMNFDAFGPNLPSIMSEPHELNVLYPPTFASPANETLEIPAGRKFTLNCSATGNPIPAYSWHFPNPIQLMKENRHPNESTLNPSYELPGTYSCTAANTQGSRTKYFTVVEPPRNYTTLAALVGGFLALGVLLAIVGVLFVTKQGVFSFNKDGHHKGRPTSSEPICVGLTSYTLLRHHRSCLLRFHKAWSSEATGDEPGVQFPAEKPSLAKLDFSLSGLNRQCSAESNMGNNFLQWIVTLCMIRSVSGEGCSLILKPSRVVVGFGESVSVSCEAVRPVRVLGWESAISATHTLQDLSVQWKVDSLIDWIEEPICYGVFFTAPRQCEEKLNLVLYKTPDSVSIRTVNHTGAMVEGKEYQLLCEVQNIAPVQYLTLRWYKGQSEVYNHSFSELTSSSPVQVSSILMVTPTKAENGVQYRCVAVLELGPEGPQPPPTVTSEPLDASVHFPPTFLTPETEVVDHVPNSEITLNCTATGNPAPVYSWQSSQPIQERMANEAVLTSSSLLPGTYTCTAANTLEKKSKQFIVKAKTTGRRELCV, encoded by the exons ATGTTGTTCCTCATATTGAGCTGCTTGATAGCGAACACAG GAATGGCTGTGAGTCCCATCTGTCAAGTTGAGATAAACCCTCCCAAAGCCGTGGTGCAGATCGGAGACAGTTTCTCAGCCAACTGCAGCACCTCATCCGACCAGGCAGCAGGAATGGGCTGGGAGTCCTCAAACGGAGGCACGGCGCTCACACCGGGGGTCTCTGTTCTCCAATTGAACATCAAGTCTGTGACAGACTGGCGTTTAGAACCAATGTGCTTCCTCAATCTCAAGAACGCTGACCAGTGTTTTGAAACCCTGGCTGTCACAGTCTACA agacaCCAGACAGTGTGTTTATGTCTCACCCAAGTCCAACAGGCCCCATGAAAGAGGCTGAAAACTACAGCATAGAGTGTGAAGTTTTTAACGTTGCGCCGATCAGAAACCTCTCCATTCAGTGGCACAAAGGAAACGAGGTGTTCTTCACAGACACGTTTGATGTGCGCAGCGTTTATCCATTTAACGTAACGTCCATCAGCAATCTGACGGCGCACAGAGACGACCACGGCGCTCTGATCTGGTGCGAAGCAAAGATGAACTTTGACGCATTTGGGCCAAATCTTCCCTCCATCATGTCAGAGCCGCATGAACTGAATGTACTGT ACCCTCCAACATTTGCCAGCCCTGCAAATGAGACGTTGGAAATTCCAGCTGGTCGTAAATTCACGTTAAATTGCAGCGCTACGGGAAATCCAATTCCTGCATACAGCTGGCATTTCCCAAATCCCATACAACTCATGAAGGAGAATCGACACCCCAATGAATCCACTCTCAACCCATCTTATGAGCTTCCAGGGACGTATAGCTGCACAGCAGCTAATACCCAGGGCAGCAGGACCAAATATTTCACCGTTGTGGAACCTCCAA GGAATTACACAACCCTCGCAGCCTTGGTTGGAGGATTCCTGGCTCTAGGGGTCCTGCTTGCCATCGTCGGAGTTTTGTTTGTGACGAAGCAAGGTGTGTTTTCCTTCAACAAGGACGGCCATCACAAAGGAAGGCCTACCTCATCAGAACCTATttg TGTGGGGCTTACAAGCTACACGCTGCTTCGACACCACCGCTCCTGCCTGCTGAGATTTCACAAAGCGTGGAGTTCTGAAGCAACAGGAGACGAGCCTGGAGTCCAA TTCCCTGCGGAGAAGCCAAGCTTGGCCAAATtggatttttctctctctggtcTGAATCGACAGTGCAGTGCAGAAAGTAACATGGGAAACAACTTTCTCCAATGGATTGTGACACTTTGCATGATTCGCTCAG TGTCAGGTGAAGGCTGCTCTCTAATCCTGAAGCCCTCCAGGGTTGTGGTGGGCTTTGGGGAGTCCGTGTCGGTTAGCTGTGAGGCTGTTCGTCCCGTTCGTGTCTTGGGCTGGGAATCAGCCATCAGCgccacacacaccctccaggACCTCTCTGTCCAGTGGAAGGTGGACAGTCTCATTGACTGGATAGAGGAGCCCATCTGCTACGGTGTGTTTTTCACAGCTCCACGGCAGTGTGAAGAGAAACTCAACCTGGTCCTCTACA AAACCCCAGACAGCGTCTCCATCAGGACTGTGAACCACACTGGAGCCATGGTGGAAGGAAAAGAGTACCAGCTGCTCTGTGAGGTCCAGAACATTGCTCCTGTTCAGTACCTCACCCTGAGGTGGTACAAAGGGCAATCCGAGGTTTATAACCACTCCTTCTCTGAACTCACATCTTCCTCACCCGTCCAAGTATCCTCTATCCTCATGGTCACACCAACCAAAGCTGAGAACGGAGTGCAGTACAGGTGCGTAGCAGTGCTGGAACTCGGACCGGAGGGTCCGCAACCACCTCCCACTGTGACTTCTGAGCCTCTCGACGCCTCTGTGCACT TTCCCCCAACATTTCTCACTCCTGAAACGGAAGTTGTGGACCATGTGCCGAATAGTGAAATTACCCTGAACTGCACTGCCACCGGGAACCCAGCACCTGTGTACAGCTGGCAATCCTCCCAACCCATACAAGAGAGAATGGCCAACGAAGCAGTTCTTACCTCCTCCTCACTTCTCCCAGGGACCTACACCTGCACGGCCGCCAATACACTGGAGAAGAAGAGCAAACAGTTCATCGTCAAGGCCAAGACCACAGGTAGAAGGGAACTCTGTGTTTAA